The Abyssisolibacter fermentans genome has a segment encoding these proteins:
- the codB gene encoding cytosine permease, which yields MKNNIQDHDFSLQAVPQDSKKGFLAMMAVMLGFTFFSASMWTGGSLGTGLNAKDFLLSVFLGNIILGTYTSFLAYIASKTGLSTHLLARYSFGEKGSYLVSALLGITQVGWFGVGVAMFAIPVSKVTSINVYVLIFIAGILMTATAYFGIKSLTILSIIAVPSIALLGSFSVFKAVSSVGGLNGLFAIEPKQTLSIGTALTMCVGSFISGGTLTPDFARFSKNKKIGVLTTCTAFFLGNSLMFIFGAVGAAVTGQADISEVMFLQGLIIPAIIILGFNIWTTNDNALYASGLGFSNITKLPKNKLVIFNGIIGTVGAMFLYNNFVGWLTFLSSFIPAIGGIIIADYFIVSKGEYQNIEDKRFININYKAIITWIIGVLAAKYLPGIAPINAVLTAFVVYILVMKLSSTYIKDSSNIKVKA from the coding sequence ATGAAAAACAACATTCAAGATCACGATTTTTCTCTACAAGCAGTACCACAAGATAGTAAAAAAGGTTTTTTAGCAATGATGGCGGTTATGTTAGGGTTTACATTTTTCTCTGCTAGCATGTGGACTGGTGGAAGTTTAGGAACAGGATTAAATGCAAAGGATTTTTTATTATCAGTATTTTTAGGAAATATAATTTTAGGTACTTATACTAGTTTTTTAGCGTATATTGCATCAAAAACAGGTTTATCTACACATTTATTAGCAAGATATTCCTTTGGAGAAAAAGGTTCATATTTAGTATCTGCTTTATTAGGAATAACTCAAGTTGGTTGGTTTGGAGTTGGCGTTGCGATGTTTGCAATACCAGTAAGTAAGGTGACATCAATAAATGTATACGTTTTAATATTTATAGCAGGTATACTTATGACAGCAACAGCGTATTTTGGTATAAAATCATTAACTATATTAAGTATTATCGCAGTGCCATCCATAGCATTACTTGGAAGTTTTTCGGTTTTTAAAGCTGTAAGTAGTGTTGGTGGACTTAACGGATTGTTTGCAATAGAGCCAAAACAAACCTTGAGTATAGGAACAGCTTTAACAATGTGTGTAGGCTCATTTATTAGTGGAGGAACATTAACTCCTGATTTTGCAAGATTTTCTAAAAATAAAAAAATTGGAGTATTAACTACTTGTACAGCATTTTTTCTGGGAAATTCATTAATGTTTATATTTGGAGCTGTAGGAGCAGCAGTTACGGGACAAGCAGATATATCAGAGGTTATGTTTTTACAAGGATTAATAATACCTGCAATAATAATATTGGGTTTTAACATTTGGACTACTAATGACAACGCGTTATATGCATCTGGCTTAGGATTTTCGAATATAACAAAGCTTCCTAAAAACAAATTAGTTATATTTAATGGTATTATTGGAACGGTTGGAGCAATGTTTTTGTATAACAATTTTGTAGGATGGCTAACATTCTTGAGTTCATTTATACCTGCTATAGGAGGTATTATAATAGCGGATTATTTTATAGTAAGCAAAGGTGAATACCAAAATATTGAGGATAAAAGATTTATTAATATAAACTATAAAGCAATAATAACATGGATAATAGGAGTTTTAGCTGCTAAATATTTACCAGGAATAGCACCAATAAATGCAGTATTAACAGCTTTTGTAGTGTATATACTAGTTATGAAATTATCAAGTACTTACATTAAAGATAGTAGTAATATAAAAGTTAAAGCTTAG